The Linepithema humile isolate Giens D197 chromosome 7, Lhum_UNIL_v1.0, whole genome shotgun sequence genome has a window encoding:
- the Fbxl4 gene encoding F-box/LRR-repeat protein 4: MILQHHHPVFDASFSYSPYHYHAFNLKIDKVPISKEDHVTFVEQFVHDVRGFSSQYGSSISISYTALNIAGPPSKFPDYGDFPQAFVMRTYGVWWDKAPSRSIDYMPQNNPDVVSQDYIDIEFGKAVYPIRVSVYEIYNPGSVIRIWAQDCHEQWFQLWSGPPQIVPPRSRIFSPPLQSCNFKTKILRLEFNHSLLDYYTELDAVLLIGTSELILPKDKLHKRNLTDLLQSMNNIYPDKDDLYNLTPDYKNTKVDLVNLKATLPEHCTVYRSENFHESKLVSELEQLYHCVPPLKEGCDKMQQFLLEDFPQFVQDIHVPANDSEDLPCGSFSVLPDETILKIFKNLDLRSLYRLCRVNKHFNNLAQDVLLYTRLNLKPYWHSFDARALNCLASRCKYLQQLDLSWCGNYDMFSTTHIKNFLKNCGNLLTHLRLNCCDKVDNSVILEISRTCKNLKELSLRNCRYVTNAGFSHLNQLEFLQHLDFYGTFISTPTLCSILQRNPNMRHLNIAGMQEYLHADEIAIELGNSCPKLESVDFWKVCTLTSQGIGALARCKNLREVDFSWCGHTTGYGETFRKLFSSCQSLEKVFLAAFRGLTDRDLKELTLCKRLKQLDLLGALSLTSEICYEFLLNCSELEMIDLSFCDNITDFQIEQWRQEYPHVAIKRIM, from the exons ATGATACTTCAACATCACCATCCTGTTTTTGATGCATCGTTCTCCTATTCTCCTTATCATTATCATgcttttaatctaaaaattgataaagtaCCCATAAGCAAGGAGGACCATGTCACTTTTGTCGAGCAGTTTGTACACGATGTTCGTGGATTCAGTTCTCAGTATGGCAGTAGTATAAGCATATCTTATACCGCCTTGAACATAGCTGGACCACCTAGCAAATTTCCAGACTATGGAGATTTTCCACAAGCATTTGTCATG AGAACTTATGGAGTATGGTGGGACAAAGCGCCTTCAAGATCCATAGATTATATGCCACAGAATAATCCAGATGTTGTGAGCCAAGATTATATTG ATATTGAATTTGGTAAAGCGGTATATCCAATCAGAGTCTctgtatatgaaatatataatccTGGAAGCGTAATTAGAATATGGGCGCAAGATTGTCATGAGCAGTGGTTTCAATTGTGGAGTGGACCGCCTCAGATTGTCCCTCCAAGGTCACGAATATTCTCACCACCTTTACAgtcatgtaattttaaaacaaaaatactgAGACTGGAATTCAACCATAGTCTACTCGACTATTATACAGAGCTGGATGCTGTGTTGCTCATTGGTACATCGGAACTGATTCTTCCTAAAGACAAATTGCACAAACGTAATTTGACTGATTTGTTACAAAGTATGAACAACATTTATCCGGACAAAGATGATCTTTACAATTTAACAccagattataaaaatacaaaagtggATTTGGTTAATCTTAAAGCAACATTACCTGAACATTGTACTGTGTACAGAAG TGAGAATTTTCACGAGAGCAAGCTAGTATCTGAATTGGAACAACTTTATCATTGTGTACCACCGTTGAAAGAAGGATGTGACaaaatgcaacaatttttgttgGAAGATTTTCCGCAATTTGTGCAGGATATTCATGTCCCTGCAAATGATTCCGAGGATCTACCATGTGGCAGTTTTTCTGTGCTTCCT GATGaaacaatattgaaaatatttaaaaacttggaCTTGAGATCGCTGTATCGCTTGTGCAGAGTAAATaaacactttaataatttagcaCAGGACGTTTTGCTTTATACGCGTTTGAACTTGAAGCCGTATTGGCATTCTTTTGATGCGCGTGCATTGAATTGCTTGGCATccagatgtaaatatttgcaacaattGGATCTTTCGTGGTGCGGAAACTATGACATGTTCTCTACTACGCACAtcaaaaattttctcaaaaactgCGGCAATCTCTTGACGCACTTACGATTGAATTGTTGCGACAAAGTTGACAATTCTGTTATTCTTGAAATATCAAGGACatgtaaaaatttgaaag AATTGTCTCTACGTAATTGTCGTTATGTAACAAATGCAGGATTCTCACATCTTAATCAACTTGAATTCCTCCAACATTTAGACTTTTATGGAACTTTTATAAGCACTCCAACTCTTTGCAGCATACTGCAAAGAAATCCAAATATGCGTCATTTAAATATAGCAGGTATGCAAGAATATTTACATGCAGATGAAATTGCAATCGAATTGGGAAATTCGTGTCCAAAATTGGAAAGTGTAGATTTTTGGAAGGTATGCACTCTTACGTCGCAGGGTATCGGCGCCCTCGCTAGGTGTAAGAATCTACGAGAAGTGGATTTCAGTTGGtg CGGCCACACAACTGGTTATGGTGAAACCTTCCGTAAGCTGTTCTCTTCCTGTCAGAGCTTGGAAAAGGTCTTTCTAGCTGCTTTTAGGGGTCTTACGGATCGTGATCTGAAAGAATTGACATTGTGCAAACGGTTGAAACAGTTGGACTTGTTAGGTGCATTATCTCTGACATCGGAAATAtgttatgaatttttgttgaattgCTCCGAACTAGAGATGATTGACCTTAGCTTTTGCGACAACATTACCGACTTCCAAATCGAACAGTGGCGACAGGAATATCCACATGTGGccattaaaagaattatgtaa
- the EloB gene encoding elongin-B, which yields MDVFLMIRRKKMTIFTDAKDDTTVLELKKMIEGILKVPPANQQLFSKDNILMSDNKALQDYGLTSLTAKAQCPALVGLALRQPDGQFEPLEMTPFSLPPDLPDVMKSQENNGQEQSP from the exons ATG gatgtatttttaatgatcaggcgaaaaaaaatgacaatattCACAGACGCGAAGGATGACACCACAGTTCTCGAGCTCAAGAAGATGATTGAAG GTATACTGAAAGTACCACCGGCAAACCAGCAGCTATTTAGCAAGGACAATATTCTAATGTCTGATAACAAGGCTTTACAAGATTATGGATTAACATCGTTAACTGCAAAAGCGCAGTGTCCTGCATTAGTGGGCTTAGCTCTGCGTCAGCCGGATGGTCAGTTTGAGCCTCTCGAGATGACACCGTTTTCATTACCGCCGGATCTTCCTGATGTTATGAAATCCCAAGAAAATAATGGACAAGAACAGTCTCCttga
- the LOC105674963 gene encoding esterase OVCA2 isoform X1, whose amino-acid sequence MLTTKPRLRILALHGYRQSDVIFSAKLGSLRKGFKKEIDFTFLRAPHKIPSRNEVSEEDVDENGYGWWFNTEDRVFKATEPSELCVGFDDSVTLIEKTFSEQGPFDGILGFSQGAAFVNILCAMKKKKKLQIEFNFAIAISGFKSLCAPHAIYYDEEIDIPSLHIYGENDQIIPTVMAEQVSGLFTNKKEIRHEGGHYVPSKKDIYKSFIMEMLANKNLSD is encoded by the exons ATGTTGACCACTAAACCGAGACTACGg aTATTAGCACTTCATGGATATAGGCAATCAGATGTGATTTTTAGTGCCAAATTAGGATCACTGAGGAAAGGATTTAAGAAGGAAatagattttacatttttaagagCACCACATAAAATTCCATCAAGGAATGAAGTTTCTGAAGAAGATGTAGATGAAAATG GATATGGATGGTGGTTCAACACAGAGGACCGTGTGTTTAAAGCTACAGAACCCAGTGAGTTATGTGTAGGATTTGATGACAGTGTAACTTTAATTGAAAAGACATTTTCAGAACAAGGCCCTTTTGATGGCATATTAGGCTTCTCACAAGGGGCTGCTTTTGTCAACATATTATGTGctatgaagaaaaagaaaa AACTACAGATCGAGTTTAACTTTGCTATTGCAATATCTGGATTCAAATCACTGTGTGCGCCTCATGCAATATATTATGACGAAGAAATTGATATACCTTCCTTGCACATTTATGGCGAGAATGATCAAATTATCCCAACAG TAATGGCAGAGCAAGTCAGTGGTCTctttacaaacaaaaaagaaataaggcATGAAGGTGGCCACTATGTACCAAGCAAAAAAGACATTTATAAGAGTTTTATAATGGAAATGTTAGCAAATAAGAATCTCAGTGATTAA
- the LOC105674963 gene encoding esterase CG5412 isoform X2 — translation MLTTKPRLRILALHGYRQSDVIFSAKLGSLRKGFKKEIDFTFLRAPHKIPSRNEVSEEDVDENGYGWWFNTEDRVFKATEPKQGPFDGILGFSQGAAFVNILCAMKKKKKLQIEFNFAIAISGFKSLCAPHAIYYDEEIDIPSLHIYGENDQIIPTVMAEQVSGLFTNKKEIRHEGGHYVPSKKDIYKSFIMEMLANKNLSD, via the exons ATGTTGACCACTAAACCGAGACTACGg aTATTAGCACTTCATGGATATAGGCAATCAGATGTGATTTTTAGTGCCAAATTAGGATCACTGAGGAAAGGATTTAAGAAGGAAatagattttacatttttaagagCACCACATAAAATTCCATCAAGGAATGAAGTTTCTGAAGAAGATGTAGATGAAAATG GATATGGATGGTGGTTCAACACAGAGGACCGTGTGTTTAAAGCTACAGAACCCA AACAAGGCCCTTTTGATGGCATATTAGGCTTCTCACAAGGGGCTGCTTTTGTCAACATATTATGTGctatgaagaaaaagaaaa AACTACAGATCGAGTTTAACTTTGCTATTGCAATATCTGGATTCAAATCACTGTGTGCGCCTCATGCAATATATTATGACGAAGAAATTGATATACCTTCCTTGCACATTTATGGCGAGAATGATCAAATTATCCCAACAG TAATGGCAGAGCAAGTCAGTGGTCTctttacaaacaaaaaagaaataaggcATGAAGGTGGCCACTATGTACCAAGCAAAAAAGACATTTATAAGAGTTTTATAATGGAAATGTTAGCAAATAAGAATCTCAGTGATTAA